A portion of the Cervus elaphus chromosome X, mCerEla1.1, whole genome shotgun sequence genome contains these proteins:
- the LOC122690206 gene encoding centrosomal protein of 57 kDa-like, protein MRNMIKHAEMERTSVLEKQVSLERERQHDQTHVQNQLEKLDLLEQEYNKLTTMQALAEKKMQELEAKLRQEEQERKRMQAKAAQLQTGLEVNRLIYQDKATSCVPSTKRIKKKKSKPPEKKGSRNYFAIQPHYRLCLGDMPFVAGKSTSPSHAVVANVQHVLHLMKQHSKALCNDRVVSSIPLAKQVSSRNGKSKKSATPPSSSSVNEELSEVLQTLQDEFGQMSFDHQQLAKLIQESPTVELKDNLECELEALVGRMEAKASQITKVRKYQAQLEKQKLEKQKKELKATKKTLDEEGNSSSRSTTTGTTNKKDFAKPRPGEKSRKNLQLLKDMQSIQNSLQSNSLCWDY, encoded by the coding sequence ATGCGGAACATGATAAAGCATGCAGAAATGGAAAGGACATCTGTATTAGAGAAACAGGTCTCCCTAGAAAGAGAACGACAACATGATCAAACACATGTTCAAAACCAACTTGAAAAATTGGATCTTCTTGAACAGGAGTATAACAAGCTTACCACAATGCAAGcccttgcagaaaaaaaaatgcaagagttGGAAGCAAAACTCCGTCAGGAAGAACAAGAAAGGAAACGAATGCAAGCTAAGGCAGCCCAGTTGCAGACTGGTCTAGAAGTAAATAGACTTATCTATCAAGATAAGGCAACTTCATGTGTTCCCAgtacaaaaagaattaaaaaaaagaagtcaaaaccACCAGAAAAGAAGGGTTCTAGGAACTATTTTGCTATACAGCCACATTATCGATTATGCTTGGGTGATATGCCATTTGTAGCTGGAAAGTCCACCAGCCCCAGCCATGCGGTGGTAGCCAATGTTCAGCATGTCCTGCATCTAATGAAGCAACACAGTAAAGCCTTGTGCAACGATCGAGTAGTCAGCAGTATTCCTTTGGCAAAACAAGTGTCTTCACGAAATGGGAAGAGCAAGAAGTCAGCAACGCCTCCCTCCTCTAGCAGTGTTAATGAAGAGCTGTCTGAAGTCCTGCAGACTTTACAAGATGAATTTGGGCAAATGAGCTTTGATCACCAGCAGCTTGCAAAACTTATCCAAGAATCACCAACTGTTGAACTGAAAGACAACCTAGAGTGTGAACTGGAGGCATTAGTGGGAAGGATGGAGGCAAAAGCCAGTCAAATAACTAAAGTTCGAAAATACCAGGCCCAGCTGGAGAAACAAAAGTTGGAGAAGCAAAAGAAGGAATTAAAAGCCAccaaaaagactcttgatgaggaAGGAAACAGCAGCAGCCGTTCTACAACCACGGGGACCACAAATAAGAAGGACTTTGCCAAACCGAGACCTGgagaaaaaagcaggaaaaatctTCAATTATTGAAAGATATGCAATCCATACAGAATTCATTACAAAGCAATAGTTTGTGTTGGGATTACTGA